The following proteins come from a genomic window of Cronobacter muytjensii ATCC 51329:
- a CDS encoding anti-virulence regulator CigR family protein gives MKTKRLGAMALLLAAFTLCATPALANPGNGNGNSNGNGNGNGNGNGNSGNHGNGHGNNGKSADNKEKKNANASGRKNYGKPDNVDADISFSRARSLAVNYGLTGYDSLPPGIAKNLARGKPLPPGIAKKSVPASMLNELPYYPGYEWKMVGDNLVLIALSTALVTAVINNVFD, from the coding sequence ATGAAAACGAAACGCCTGGGCGCAATGGCGCTCCTGCTTGCGGCTTTTACCCTGTGCGCCACGCCTGCGCTCGCCAACCCCGGCAACGGCAACGGCAACAGCAACGGCAACGGCAACGGCAACGGCAACGGCAACGGCAACAGCGGAAATCATGGCAATGGCCACGGCAATAACGGCAAAAGTGCCGACAACAAAGAGAAGAAAAACGCCAACGCGTCGGGACGTAAAAACTATGGCAAACCCGATAATGTCGACGCCGATATCAGCTTCAGCCGCGCGCGCAGCCTGGCGGTGAATTATGGCCTGACGGGTTATGACTCGCTGCCGCCTGGCATCGCCAAAAACCTGGCGCGCGGCAAACCGCTGCCGCCGGGCATCGCCAAAAAATCCGTACCGGCCAGTATGCTCAATGAACTGCCGTACTATCCGGGCTACGAATGGAAAATGGTCGGCGATAACCTGGTGCTGATTGCGCTCAGTACCGCGCTGGTGACCGCCGTCATCAATAACGTGTTTGACTGA
- a CDS encoding methyl-accepting chemotaxis protein — translation MSVRRFSFLVFSLLLFIFLVSTVSNLWSLTRSNQSLDNVNKEIRVVLSVIDPINHSRTLRVRLMEAMINASIGDTQKTQASLQSANEVMQKAAAAFNNYKAAPAVEGEEALAAPYRQAWQAYVDEGLRPLMDAASRNDTARFNQLVSTTIPQLDRQFEITLDQLLAFREKYAQRLNQDAQDRFVNSIVTIAVFALLFTLLIGAMFILLKRRVLAPLDAARLHCQQMAEGELHTPVLSGSKDEIGDMLGSLEQMRLSLVNIIAQVRDSSQSVAHAAEEIAAGNVDLSARTEEQAASLGETAASMEQLTSTVKHTSENTAEANKLAGNMRSAAQEGNAIVEEVVVSMQEIESSSSKIDNIIGIIEDIAFQTNILALNAAVEAARAGEQGRGFAVVASEVRNLAQRSSVAAKEIKELIEQSGEQVVLGSDRVARAGESMKRIIGSIKQVSELMSEIALSTGEQSRGIEQINQAVAQMDSVTQQNAALVEEASAAAHSLKEQSQLLNQAVAVFRLN, via the coding sequence ATGTCAGTAAGGCGTTTTTCATTTCTCGTATTCAGTCTGTTACTTTTTATCTTTCTCGTCAGTACCGTCTCTAACCTCTGGTCGCTTACCCGCAGCAACCAGTCGCTGGATAACGTGAATAAAGAAATTCGCGTGGTGCTGTCGGTGATTGATCCGATTAACCACAGCCGTACGCTGCGCGTGCGTCTGATGGAGGCGATGATTAACGCCTCTATCGGCGATACCCAGAAAACACAGGCGTCGCTTCAGAGCGCGAACGAGGTGATGCAAAAAGCCGCCGCCGCGTTTAATAATTACAAAGCGGCCCCGGCGGTCGAAGGTGAAGAAGCGCTGGCCGCGCCGTACCGTCAGGCCTGGCAGGCCTATGTCGATGAGGGCCTGCGTCCGTTGATGGATGCGGCGAGCCGCAACGATACCGCGCGTTTTAATCAGCTGGTCAGCACCACTATCCCGCAGCTGGATCGCCAGTTTGAAATCACGCTCGATCAACTGCTGGCGTTCCGCGAGAAATATGCCCAGCGCCTTAACCAGGACGCGCAGGACCGCTTCGTGAACAGCATCGTGACCATCGCGGTGTTCGCCCTGCTCTTTACGCTGCTGATTGGCGCAATGTTTATTCTGCTCAAACGGCGCGTGCTGGCACCGCTGGATGCCGCTCGTCTTCACTGCCAGCAGATGGCTGAAGGCGAACTGCACACGCCGGTGCTTTCCGGCTCGAAGGATGAAATTGGCGATATGCTCGGCTCGCTGGAGCAGATGCGTCTGTCGCTGGTGAATATCATCGCCCAGGTGCGCGACTCCAGCCAGAGCGTGGCGCACGCCGCCGAAGAGATTGCCGCCGGTAACGTCGATCTCTCGGCACGTACCGAAGAACAGGCTGCCTCGCTTGGCGAAACCGCCGCCAGCATGGAGCAACTGACCTCGACCGTGAAGCACACCTCCGAAAATACCGCCGAGGCTAATAAGCTGGCGGGTAATATGCGTAGCGCCGCGCAGGAAGGCAACGCTATCGTTGAGGAAGTGGTGGTATCAATGCAGGAGATAGAGTCCAGCTCCAGCAAAATCGATAATATTATCGGCATTATTGAAGATATTGCCTTCCAGACTAATATCCTGGCGCTGAACGCGGCGGTGGAAGCCGCGCGCGCCGGTGAGCAGGGTCGTGGTTTTGCCGTGGTGGCAAGCGAAGTGCGTAACCTCGCGCAGCGTTCTTCTGTCGCCGCGAAGGAGATCAAAGAGCTTATCGAGCAGTCCGGCGAGCAGGTGGTGCTGGGCAGCGATCGCGTCGCGCGCGCAGGCGAGAGCATGAAGCGCATTATCGGCTCGATTAAGCAGGTTTCTGAGCTGATGTCGGAAATTGCGCTTTCCACTGGCGAGCAGAGCCGTGGGATTGAGCAGATTAACCAGGCCGTGGCGCAGATGGATTCCGTCACCCAGCAGAACGCCGCGCTGGTGGAAGAAGCCTCCGCTGCCGCTCACTCTCTGAAAGAGCAGTCGCAGCTGCTGAATCAGGCCGTGGCGGTGTTCAGGCTGAACTAA